Proteins encoded within one genomic window of Alteribacter populi:
- a CDS encoding TIGR02206 family membrane protein, translating to MKWFEADPSLTPFTMFSWQHLFMITVLAAGIIALYLLKNRLNRYSLRRFEVTLAIILIFIELGYHIWLVTTGNWRQDHALPLELCNISLILIIIVLLTKHRATHEIVLFIGVAGALQAIFTPVLSYGLPHFRFIHFFSTHILIIWVAVYFTIIRDYRPTFASVWKALLFLNLLLPVIVWVNNRVGGNYWFLTEKPGDGSLLDFLGPYPWYILSLEVVAIFIFLGLWLVFRKK from the coding sequence ATGAAATGGTTTGAAGCGGATCCAAGTTTAACTCCTTTTACAATGTTCTCCTGGCAGCACCTATTCATGATTACGGTTTTAGCTGCGGGCATCATCGCTTTATACCTATTAAAAAATCGATTGAATAGGTATTCACTTAGGCGATTTGAAGTTACCCTGGCTATTATACTCATCTTCATTGAACTTGGCTACCATATATGGCTTGTCACGACAGGTAACTGGCGTCAAGATCACGCATTGCCTCTTGAGTTATGTAATATTAGCTTAATCCTTATTATCATTGTTCTGCTTACAAAGCACAGGGCTACGCATGAGATTGTTTTATTTATTGGGGTCGCAGGGGCACTACAGGCAATTTTTACACCTGTCCTTTCCTATGGGCTGCCCCATTTTCGGTTTATTCATTTCTTTTCTACACATATATTGATTATTTGGGTTGCTGTATATTTTACGATCATCCGTGATTACAGGCCAACATTTGCTTCTGTTTGGAAAGCGCTCCTCTTTCTTAACCTTTTGTTACCGGTTATCGTTTGGGTGAATAATCGAGTAGGAGGAAACTACTGGTTTCTAACTGAAAAACCCGGTGACGGTAGTTTATTGGATTTTTTAGGCCCTTACCCATGGTATATTTTAAGCCTAGAAGTTGTAGCTATCTTCATATTCCTTGGTCTATGGCTGGTTTTTAGGAAAAAATAA
- a CDS encoding prolyl oligopeptidase family serine peptidase gives MTTVKKSKVAEDFHGTIVEDPYRWLEDPESEETKMWGEHWKNQCDLYFSKSQSQTQDKERLTELWNYSKFFVPKKVNDRLFYQKNIGLQNQAVLYMNKDGQEEVILDPNYLSEDGTVAMTNYSFSRNGRYIAYSTSVHGSDWQEIHVRDIDKSTDLADVIEWVRFTPLAWAPDHSGFFYSRFPETCTVKKEDEANFNRVYFHKLGTSQTEDELIHEQPEDKELLFAPSVTEDEQFLILHVRFGTAAQNRFYVKPLHSSVPFTRLLDEQDAEYNYITNEGNTFYFQTDLDAPKKRVVAINLNAPEKTSWKEIIAETDDTIDEVVCVNGKFVVAYLKDAHHKLTIYDLKGYRQRDIGLPIIGSLTNITGGKEDEDMYFGLTSYLNPTVVYKYNFNNGRLDVFAGSSLSVDTNQFVTEQVFYPSKDGTKVPMFITHRKGIELNGKNRVILYGYGGFTVSQTPAFNPSILRWLEKGGVYAVANLRGGAEYGEEWHKAGMLENKQNVFDDFIAAGEWLIKREYTESSKLSIMGGSNGGLLVAACMVQRPDLFGAVVCRVPVIDMLRYHKFTIGRYWMPEYGDPEKADHFPFLYRYSPLHNVKEGATYPPVLIATAESDDRVVPAHAKKFAATLNEKASADSKVVLRLESKAGHGLGKPTSKLIDEWVDFYSFLERELH, from the coding sequence ATGACAACAGTAAAAAAGAGTAAGGTTGCTGAAGATTTTCATGGCACAATCGTAGAAGATCCTTATCGATGGTTAGAAGATCCTGAATCGGAGGAAACAAAAATGTGGGGAGAGCATTGGAAAAACCAGTGCGACCTTTACTTTTCAAAAAGCCAATCGCAAACACAAGATAAAGAACGGTTAACCGAGCTCTGGAATTATTCGAAATTCTTTGTACCTAAAAAAGTCAACGATCGCTTGTTTTATCAAAAAAATATTGGGCTGCAAAATCAAGCTGTATTATATATGAACAAGGACGGTCAAGAAGAAGTGATCCTTGATCCAAACTATTTAAGTGAAGATGGAACAGTAGCGATGACAAACTATTCTTTCAGTCGAAATGGTAGATACATAGCTTATTCAACTTCTGTTCACGGAAGCGACTGGCAGGAGATTCACGTCCGCGATATTGATAAAAGTACTGATTTAGCTGATGTAATTGAATGGGTGCGGTTTACCCCTTTGGCGTGGGCTCCTGACCATTCAGGTTTTTTCTATAGCCGTTTTCCAGAAACGTGTACAGTGAAAAAAGAAGACGAAGCTAATTTTAATCGTGTCTATTTTCATAAACTAGGAACGTCGCAAACAGAAGATGAACTTATTCATGAACAGCCAGAAGATAAAGAGCTTCTCTTTGCACCATCAGTAACTGAAGATGAGCAGTTTTTAATCTTACATGTTCGCTTTGGTACTGCTGCTCAAAACCGTTTCTACGTAAAACCTCTCCATTCGTCAGTACCTTTTACAAGATTACTTGATGAACAGGATGCCGAATACAATTACATCACTAACGAAGGAAATACATTTTATTTTCAAACCGACCTGGATGCACCTAAAAAACGTGTCGTTGCAATTAACTTAAACGCTCCAGAAAAAACGTCATGGAAAGAAATTATCGCTGAAACAGACGATACCATCGATGAAGTCGTGTGCGTGAACGGTAAGTTTGTTGTTGCTTATCTTAAAGATGCACATCATAAGCTTACGATTTATGATCTAAAAGGATACCGCCAAAGAGACATAGGCCTGCCGATTATCGGATCGCTCACAAATATTACCGGAGGAAAAGAAGACGAGGACATGTATTTTGGCCTCACGTCTTATTTGAATCCAACTGTCGTGTATAAGTACAATTTCAATAATGGACGTCTTGATGTCTTTGCAGGGTCTTCGTTATCTGTGGATACAAATCAATTTGTTACTGAACAGGTTTTCTACCCATCTAAAGACGGAACAAAGGTGCCGATGTTTATTACTCATCGAAAAGGGATAGAGCTAAACGGTAAAAATCGAGTAATCCTTTATGGGTACGGGGGATTTACCGTAAGCCAGACACCAGCGTTTAATCCATCAATCCTTCGCTGGTTAGAAAAAGGCGGGGTTTATGCTGTGGCAAATCTGCGTGGCGGTGCGGAGTATGGAGAAGAATGGCACAAAGCTGGCATGCTTGAGAACAAACAAAATGTATTTGATGACTTTATTGCTGCCGGTGAATGGTTAATCAAACGCGAGTACACGGAATCAAGTAAACTCTCAATCATGGGTGGTTCAAACGGAGGGCTTTTAGTGGCTGCATGTATGGTGCAACGACCTGACCTCTTCGGTGCTGTAGTATGTCGTGTTCCTGTTATCGACATGCTCAGATATCACAAATTTACAATTGGCCGTTACTGGATGCCGGAATACGGGGACCCGGAAAAAGCGGACCATTTTCCGTTTTTATATCGCTATTCCCCACTACACAATGTAAAAGAGGGGGCGACTTATCCACCTGTACTCATTGCAACAGCTGAAAGTGATGACCGGGTTGTTCCTGCTCATGCGAAAAAGTTTGCCGCAACACTAAATGAAAAAGCGAGTGCTGATTCTAAGGTTGTTTTACGATTAGAATCAAAAGCTGGTCACGGACTCGGAAAACCTACTTCAAAGCTCATTGATGAGTGGGTTGACTTCTATTCGTTTTTAGAGAGAGAATTGCATTAA
- a CDS encoding NUDIX hydrolase, producing the protein MFIVNVEGAVFHNGKWLIIKRSAKEDHGPGMLSLVGGKAEREGNTTDILERTLKREIEEEVGIRVKEGMHYVHNTSFVSDTGIHVVDIVFLCEYESGIAHPKSHEEVAGVYWMAYEEILNHRYVPIWPKNSIRYAEAVRKKLKAEVNK; encoded by the coding sequence ATGTTTATCGTCAATGTTGAAGGGGCTGTTTTTCATAATGGTAAGTGGTTGATCATCAAGCGAAGTGCAAAAGAAGACCATGGTCCAGGCATGCTCTCGTTAGTTGGTGGAAAGGCAGAGAGAGAAGGAAATACTACAGATATTTTAGAAAGAACATTAAAACGTGAAATTGAAGAAGAAGTTGGTATCCGTGTAAAAGAAGGCATGCACTACGTACATAACACTTCGTTTGTTTCTGATACCGGCATACATGTTGTTGATATTGTGTTTCTTTGTGAATATGAAAGTGGAATTGCCCATCCGAAAAGCCATGAAGAAGTTGCAGGTGTATATTGGATGGCGTATGAAGAAATTTTAAATCACCGATATGTACCAATATGGCCGAAAAATAGTATACGTTATGCAGAGGCTGTTCGAAAAAAGCTAAAAGCGGAGGTTAATAAATGA
- a CDS encoding GNAT family N-acetyltransferase, whose protein sequence is MNVPLIETENYQLTQIKREDADELFSIMRDKETMKFITPHPVETKEQMRGKVAHYLTLLEEKKELPWTIFDLVNNCMVGVFRLHKLDNWHKKAEMNAVIRSEYQQQGVMTEVLPEILSYVFKTLKLNRLVGDIFAGNKGSEKLLLKYGFHRDGILRQTDFDGEKFHDTVVYSLLRAEYLTLQKEQIR, encoded by the coding sequence ATGAATGTTCCCTTGATAGAAACTGAAAACTATCAACTAACCCAAATCAAGCGTGAAGACGCAGATGAGCTATTTTCGATAATGAGAGATAAGGAGACGATGAAATTTATCACTCCACATCCTGTGGAAACGAAAGAGCAAATGAGGGGGAAAGTAGCCCATTATCTGACTCTCCTAGAAGAGAAGAAAGAACTCCCATGGACGATTTTTGATCTAGTAAACAATTGCATGGTAGGAGTGTTTCGTTTACACAAACTTGACAACTGGCACAAAAAAGCGGAGATGAATGCTGTCATTAGAAGTGAATATCAACAGCAAGGTGTCATGACGGAGGTTTTACCTGAAATATTATCTTATGTTTTTAAAACACTTAAATTAAACCGGTTAGTTGGAGATATTTTTGCAGGAAACAAAGGATCAGAAAAGCTTTTGCTCAAATACGGCTTTCACCGTGACGGAATTTTGAGACAAACCGATTTTGATGGGGAAAAATTCCATGATACGGTTGTTTATTCGTTATTGCGTGCTGAGTATCTTACGCTTCAAAAGGAGCAGATAAGATGA
- a CDS encoding VOC family protein: MLHHVEIYVSDLASSQPFWGWLLGELGYKKYQEWEKGVSWRHHDCYLVFVQAEKRFLEISYHRSRVGLNHLAFQVATKHEVDQLTKNLKERNVTILYNDRHPFAGGPDHYAVYFEDPDRIKVEVVAQN; encoded by the coding sequence TTGTTACACCATGTTGAAATTTATGTGTCAGATCTCGCTTCTTCACAACCATTTTGGGGTTGGCTTCTTGGAGAGCTTGGATATAAAAAGTACCAGGAGTGGGAAAAAGGAGTAAGTTGGAGACATCACGACTGTTACCTTGTTTTTGTCCAAGCAGAAAAGAGATTTCTAGAGATATCTTATCACCGTAGCCGAGTTGGCTTGAACCACCTTGCATTTCAAGTGGCAACGAAACATGAGGTAGATCAGCTAACAAAAAATTTAAAAGAGAGAAATGTTACGATCCTGTATAATGACCGACACCCATTTGCTGGCGGTCCTGATCACTACGCGGTTTATTTCGAAGATCCTGATCGGATAAAAGTAGAGGTGGTGGCTCAAAACTAA
- a CDS encoding GNAT family N-acetyltransferase yields the protein MQRNVFPIWDCMNNNILSIKLAESLGFTLDFSDQVYEFVFKGRMVEKMQISPEALQFLKKLQGKQSKPGFRIGYNEKST from the coding sequence GTGCAACGGAATGTTTTCCCAATTTGGGATTGTATGAATAACAACATTCTATCTATAAAACTAGCTGAATCGTTAGGCTTTACGTTGGATTTTAGTGATCAGGTTTATGAGTTCGTATTTAAAGGAAGGATGGTTGAAAAAATGCAAATTTCTCCTGAAGCACTACAGTTCCTTAAAAAGCTCCAAGGCAAGCAATCAAAACCAGGTTTTCGAATTGGCTATAATGAAAAAAGCACCTGA
- a CDS encoding 5'-3' exonuclease yields MTQKTLLLIDGFNLLSRGYFATSYGRSDEQLRNSQGVYTNALRVFFQKLFNLVSQHNVTHLAVAWDVKRDETTRSLEHDFYKSQRNDLPEPLIEQYETLTNMLDKMDIAQITVPAYEADDVIGTLATKWSSEGEGSCLIYSNDRDLFQLLSPSVSQIINRRKEEFVYTHGHFEEEFGIQSNQWVDVKALLGDRSDNIPGCPGIGEKSALPLIQEYGSIDTVYEKIEDLDKKYNRYKKKLIAGKETTYISKELSQIICEIEALEDFLFDELQLNLSEQKILKSLNDMEVRVKLSI; encoded by the coding sequence ATGACACAAAAAACACTGTTGCTAATCGATGGATTCAACTTATTAAGCCGAGGGTACTTCGCTACCAGTTATGGGCGTAGTGATGAACAGTTGAGAAATAGCCAAGGGGTGTATACGAATGCGCTGCGGGTATTTTTCCAAAAACTTTTCAACTTAGTTTCTCAACACAACGTTACTCATCTAGCCGTTGCTTGGGATGTGAAGCGTGATGAAACCACGCGGAGTCTGGAGCATGATTTTTACAAGTCACAGCGAAATGATTTGCCGGAGCCATTAATTGAACAATATGAGACCTTAACAAATATGCTGGATAAAATGGATATTGCTCAAATTACCGTTCCTGCTTATGAAGCCGATGACGTGATCGGGACGCTGGCAACAAAATGGTCTTCGGAAGGTGAAGGGAGCTGTCTTATTTACAGTAACGACCGTGACTTATTTCAGCTCCTTAGCCCTAGCGTTTCACAAATCATTAATCGCAGAAAAGAAGAGTTTGTTTATACACATGGTCACTTTGAAGAGGAGTTCGGAATCCAATCCAATCAGTGGGTTGATGTAAAAGCATTGTTAGGCGATCGTAGTGATAACATTCCAGGATGCCCGGGAATTGGGGAAAAGTCAGCCTTGCCTCTCATACAAGAATACGGCTCCATTGATACGGTTTATGAAAAAATTGAGGACTTAGATAAAAAATATAACCGCTACAAAAAGAAACTCATAGCTGGAAAAGAAACGACCTATATTAGTAAAGAATTGTCACAAATCATCTGTGAAATAGAGGCTTTGGAAGACTTTTTATTCGATGAGTTACAACTAAATCTATCAGAGCAGAAAATTTTAAAATCGTTAAATGATATGGAAGTACGCGTAAAGCTTTCGATTTAA
- a CDS encoding DinB family protein, whose protein sequence is MNGTLKAFQLWRERAILTISATSEELADHVPDGFKNNIRWNAGHILANLNHKLEPLSDEKEELDSGFRELFLNGTSPADWEGRDVPLLETIILLLKEQQEWVLRNEKSILNARLTKSFRGMETGEELIQLLIGHDSMHIGVINSIKYASRIDDVWGKTK, encoded by the coding sequence ATGAATGGAACTTTAAAAGCATTTCAACTGTGGCGGGAACGAGCGATTTTGACAATTTCAGCTACTTCAGAAGAGTTAGCAGATCATGTGCCGGATGGATTTAAAAACAATATCCGCTGGAATGCAGGACATATCCTCGCCAATTTGAACCACAAGCTTGAACCATTAAGTGACGAAAAAGAAGAATTAGATTCTGGTTTTCGTGAACTGTTCTTAAATGGGACGAGCCCTGCGGATTGGGAAGGTAGAGATGTGCCTTTACTCGAAACAATTATTTTATTACTTAAGGAACAGCAAGAGTGGGTTCTTCGAAACGAAAAGTCAATTTTAAACGCTCGTTTAACCAAGTCATTTCGCGGTATGGAAACGGGTGAGGAGCTTATTCAACTTTTAATTGGTCATGATAGTATGCACATCGGTGTGATTAATAGCATTAAATATGCTTCACGAATTGATGATGTTTGGGGAAAAACAAAGTAG
- a CDS encoding ring-cleaving dioxygenase, which yields MNIKGIHHVSALTANAHENFRFYTEVIGMRLVKKTVNQDDTSVYHLFYGDEKGNPGTELTFFEIPMAAKNHGGVSSISTIGLRVASDEALTYWEKRLDDYGVKRSQIVERAGKKYLDFEDFEGQRLTFVSDEKNSGVSPGRPWNKAPVPQEKGATGLGPVKLTVRKPDSTITVLTEILGFRKTDRSYASSVDDQSDILVYETGEGGNGAEVHIEERSDLPPERMGRGGVHHVAFRVENEEELQQWVQKIQQLQIPNSGFVDRFYFRSLYFREPNGILFELATDGPGFDTDESLDSLGESLALPPFFESKREEIEEKLKPLDTKRS from the coding sequence ATGAATATCAAAGGAATCCATCACGTATCTGCACTCACAGCGAATGCTCATGAAAATTTCCGTTTCTATACAGAAGTAATAGGCATGCGCTTAGTTAAAAAAACGGTAAATCAAGATGATACATCCGTTTACCATCTGTTTTATGGTGACGAAAAGGGGAATCCAGGGACTGAACTGACCTTTTTTGAAATACCAATGGCTGCTAAAAATCACGGAGGGGTAAGCAGCATTTCCACTATTGGACTACGTGTTGCATCCGATGAGGCATTAACTTATTGGGAAAAGCGGCTTGACGATTACGGTGTTAAACGAAGTCAAATCGTCGAACGAGCTGGGAAAAAGTATTTGGACTTTGAGGATTTTGAAGGACAACGACTCACTTTTGTTTCTGATGAAAAAAATTCAGGTGTTTCTCCAGGGAGGCCATGGAATAAAGCACCTGTGCCACAAGAAAAAGGTGCAACCGGATTAGGGCCAGTAAAATTAACGGTCCGTAAACCGGATTCTACTATTACAGTATTGACTGAAATTCTTGGTTTTCGAAAAACAGATCGCTCCTACGCATCCTCAGTAGATGATCAATCTGATATTCTCGTTTATGAAACAGGAGAAGGGGGAAACGGAGCAGAAGTTCACATTGAAGAAAGGTCAGACCTTCCTCCAGAACGAATGGGAAGAGGCGGTGTCCACCATGTTGCTTTCAGAGTGGAGAATGAAGAAGAGCTTCAACAATGGGTGCAAAAAATTCAGCAATTGCAAATCCCGAACTCTGGCTTCGTAGATAGATTTTATTTCCGGTCCCTTTACTTTAGGGAGCCAAACGGAATTTTATTTGAGTTAGCCACAGATGGACCGGGCTTTGATACTGATGAGAGCCTGGATAGCTTAGGTGAAAGCTTAGCTTTGCCACCATTTTTTGAATCAAAACGTGAAGAAATTGAAGAGAAACTTAAGCCATTGGACACGAAAAGATCATAG
- the fosB gene encoding metallothiol transferase FosB, whose amino-acid sequence MKIQGINHFLFSVSDLDRSVEFYKRIFYAKLLVKGRSTAYFDLNGIWIALNEEKDIPRSDIHKSYTHIAFTIDEQDIEEMYEKLRYENVTILEGRKRDKRDKKSIYFLDPDGHKFEFHTGTLQDRLEYYQDEKHHMKFYI is encoded by the coding sequence ATGAAAATCCAAGGAATTAACCACTTTTTATTTTCTGTATCTGATTTAGACAGATCAGTAGAATTTTACAAGAGAATATTTTATGCAAAATTGCTAGTTAAAGGAAGGTCAACCGCTTATTTTGATTTGAACGGGATCTGGATTGCGTTAAATGAAGAGAAAGATATTCCGAGAAGTGACATTCATAAATCCTACACCCATATTGCTTTTACCATTGACGAACAGGATATAGAGGAAATGTATGAAAAGCTTAGGTATGAGAACGTTACGATCCTTGAAGGACGAAAAAGAGATAAACGAGATAAAAAATCCATTTATTTTTTAGATCCAGATGGCCATAAGTTTGAATTTCATACAGGCACGCTCCAAGACCGTCTCGAATATTATCAAGATGAAAAGCACCATATGAAGTTCTACATATAG
- the ddlA gene encoding D-alanine--D-alanine ligase, which produces MTKKKVGIIFGGKSAEHEVSLQSAKNVYDAIDKDKYDVLLIGIDKEGRWHLNESSSYLLNAENPKLIELNKTNKGVAVVPGEDQSQLINVTNASSIEQLDVIFPILHGPLGEDGTIQGMFKLAGLPFVGAGVLGSAVSMDKDIAKRLLKDAGLSVAESLTFKKCDHHKISYENVKNELGLPLFIKPANQGSSVGVSKVSNEEEFLTGIESAFQFDHKIIVEKSVIGREIECAVLGNDDPIASAVGEILPQGDFYSYEAKYIDEKGALLDIPATLTEVEVETVKEQAIKAFEALNCEGMARVDFFLLENGELVINEINTIPGFTKISMYPKLWDISGVSYTELIDRLIVLAIERHERDDKLQNRYF; this is translated from the coding sequence ATGACTAAGAAAAAAGTAGGTATTATTTTTGGGGGTAAATCAGCTGAGCATGAAGTATCCCTTCAGTCTGCAAAAAATGTGTATGATGCAATCGATAAAGACAAATACGACGTTTTATTAATCGGAATAGATAAAGAAGGAAGATGGCATTTAAACGAAAGCAGCAGCTATCTACTCAATGCAGAAAACCCTAAACTTATTGAATTAAATAAGACAAATAAAGGAGTGGCTGTCGTTCCAGGAGAAGACCAGTCGCAACTGATAAATGTAACGAACGCTTCAAGTATAGAACAGCTTGATGTTATTTTTCCCATCCTACATGGACCTTTAGGTGAAGATGGGACAATTCAAGGGATGTTTAAGCTAGCTGGCTTACCATTCGTGGGTGCTGGCGTTCTTGGATCAGCAGTTAGCATGGATAAAGATATTGCGAAACGTTTATTAAAAGACGCCGGATTATCTGTAGCAGAGTCATTAACGTTTAAAAAGTGCGATCACCATAAGATTTCATATGAAAATGTGAAAAATGAACTCGGTTTACCTCTTTTTATTAAACCAGCTAACCAGGGGTCATCAGTTGGCGTAAGCAAAGTAAGTAACGAAGAAGAATTTTTAACTGGAATTGAATCAGCCTTTCAATTTGATCATAAGATTATTGTGGAAAAAAGTGTGATTGGGCGCGAGATCGAGTGTGCCGTATTAGGGAATGATGATCCGATCGCTTCTGCTGTTGGTGAAATTTTACCTCAAGGTGACTTTTACTCTTATGAAGCAAAATACATCGATGAAAAGGGTGCTCTGTTAGACATTCCAGCAACCTTGACTGAAGTAGAGGTAGAAACAGTTAAAGAGCAAGCAATTAAAGCGTTTGAGGCTTTAAATTGTGAAGGGATGGCCAGAGTAGATTTCTTTTTACTAGAAAACGGTGAGCTTGTTATTAATGAGATCAATACAATACCTGGGTTTACTAAGATCAGTATGTATCCAAAACTGTGGGACATTAGTGGAGTAAGCTATACTGAATTAATCGATCGTTTAATTGTGTTAGCGATCGAACGACATGAAAGAGATGATAAGCTTCAGAATCGTTATTTTTAA
- a CDS encoding SDR family NAD(P)-dependent oxidoreductase: protein MKHALVIGGTGMLKEVTRWLVTQGYYVSVVGRSENKMDNLINHYEEGEMLNPIFADYQNSSYFQNEIKVAIQEYGAFSLIVAWVHSQGSESLSQLLREEMFTNADFFSCTWQQK from the coding sequence ATGAAGCACGCTCTGGTAATTGGCGGTACTGGTATGCTAAAAGAAGTTACGCGTTGGTTGGTAACTCAAGGATACTATGTCTCCGTGGTAGGAAGATCTGAAAATAAGATGGATAATTTAATTAACCATTATGAAGAAGGCGAAATGCTAAACCCAATTTTCGCTGATTATCAAAACTCTTCTTATTTCCAGAACGAGATAAAGGTTGCCATTCAGGAATACGGGGCATTTTCACTTATTGTAGCGTGGGTTCATTCACAAGGCAGTGAGAGCTTGTCTCAGCTGCTAAGAGAAGAAATGTTTACTAATGCTGATTTTTTTTCATGTACTTGGCAGCAGAAGTGA
- a CDS encoding topology modulation protein: MKRIMVLGTSAGAGKSTFAKKLGKITGLDVCHLDRLFWKPGWVKASLEEFTAYQKEVMEKEAWIIEGNYSNTYDIRAEKADTIIYLEVPLTTCLFRVVKRWITNIGKTRDDMGPGCKEKLDWPFIKFIITTYYPRKQKMKERIDRFQSIGNRKEVYWLKGKKQISEFLQEKTKMQTSTF; this comes from the coding sequence ATGAAGCGAATTATGGTTTTGGGTACCTCTGCAGGTGCAGGGAAATCCACGTTTGCGAAAAAGCTTGGAAAAATAACTGGCCTTGATGTTTGTCATCTTGATCGATTGTTTTGGAAACCTGGTTGGGTTAAAGCGAGCCTTGAAGAATTTACCGCTTATCAAAAAGAAGTTATGGAAAAGGAAGCTTGGATTATTGAAGGGAATTATAGCAATACATATGACATACGAGCAGAAAAAGCAGACACGATTATTTATTTAGAAGTACCGCTAACGACATGTTTGTTCAGAGTGGTAAAACGGTGGATCACAAATATCGGAAAAACCCGTGATGATATGGGGCCAGGGTGTAAAGAAAAGCTGGACTGGCCATTTATTAAGTTCATCATTACTACTTATTATCCGCGTAAACAGAAGATGAAAGAGCGAATCGACCGGTTCCAGTCAATAGGGAATCGAAAAGAAGTCTATTGGCTAAAGGGGAAAAAACAGATTAGCGAGTTTTTACAGGAAAAAACAAAAATGCAGACATCAACGTTTTAA
- the murB gene encoding UDP-N-acetylmuramate dehydrogenase: MTNSEIYEYLLSICSSENVLCNEPMKNHTLTKLGGNADFFVTPETYEQTRDVFALTYEKQIPFMLLGNGSNMIVKDGGIRGIVVQFSKLNELSVKGNQLIAQGGANIKDASKLALRHDLTGLEFACGIPGSIGGAMVMNAGAYGGEVKDVIDHVKVVTNQGEQLTLMKDELELDYRSSIIGKKGYMVMEAVFNLAPGNHIQIKEKMEDLTFQRESKQPLEYPSAGSVFKRPPGYFAGKLIQDSGLQGKGVGGAEVSTKHAGFIINKTNATATDYISTIQMVKNTVKETFGVDLELEVKIVGEDPANK, from the coding sequence ATGACAAACAGTGAAATTTATGAGTATTTACTTTCAATTTGTTCATCGGAAAATGTTTTATGCAATGAACCGATGAAAAACCATACGTTAACGAAACTAGGTGGAAATGCTGATTTTTTTGTAACGCCTGAAACTTATGAGCAAACAAGGGACGTTTTTGCACTCACTTATGAAAAACAGATTCCTTTTATGTTATTAGGAAACGGATCGAACATGATCGTCAAAGATGGAGGAATTCGTGGGATTGTCGTTCAATTCAGTAAACTAAACGAACTATCCGTTAAAGGAAACCAGCTTATTGCACAAGGTGGGGCTAATATTAAAGATGCTTCTAAGCTGGCTTTACGTCATGATCTTACAGGGTTGGAATTTGCGTGTGGCATCCCAGGGTCGATTGGTGGGGCAATGGTGATGAATGCTGGTGCCTACGGTGGTGAAGTTAAGGACGTTATTGATCACGTAAAAGTAGTGACTAACCAAGGGGAGCAGCTTACTTTAATGAAAGATGAACTTGAACTTGACTACCGTTCAAGCATTATTGGTAAAAAGGGCTATATGGTCATGGAAGCAGTATTTAACCTTGCACCAGGAAATCACATCCAGATAAAAGAAAAGATGGAGGACCTTACATTTCAAAGAGAATCAAAACAGCCTCTTGAATACCCTTCAGCAGGTAGTGTTTTCAAGCGCCCACCAGGGTATTTCGCCGGAAAGCTTATTCAAGATAGCGGTTTGCAAGGGAAAGGCGTTGGAGGAGCGGAAGTGTCAACAAAGCATGCAGGATTTATCATTAATAAGACCAATGCTACTGCTACTGACTACATTTCCACAATACAAATGGTAAAAAACACAGTGAAGGAAACCTTTGGGGTGGATTTGGAATTGGAAGTAAAAATTGTCGGGGAAGACCCTGCAAATAAATAA